The following coding sequences lie in one Xanthocytophaga agilis genomic window:
- a CDS encoding T9SS type A sorting domain-containing protein, translating to DGQSLYLHTDYSGKAVLNLYTIQGVCVKSMELEVGGGETLLPVSGLSAGAYLMQITTDKQVSHQKLIIK from the coding sequence CAGATGGTCAGAGTTTGTATTTACATACAGATTACAGTGGAAAGGCGGTGTTGAATCTGTATACGATTCAGGGTGTATGTGTGAAGAGTATGGAGTTGGAAGTAGGTGGTGGAGAGACTTTGTTACCAGTAAGTGGTTTATCAGCAGGAGCTTATCTAATGCAGATCACCACTGACAAACAAGTGTCTCATCAGAA